In Mustela lutreola isolate mMusLut2 chromosome 16, mMusLut2.pri, whole genome shotgun sequence, the genomic window ccaagaaacacattttaagcccgaagacacctccagatttaaagtgagggggtggaaaagaatttaccatgctaatggacatcagaagaaagcaggagtggcaatccttatatcagatcaattagattttaagccaaagactataataagagatgaggaaggacactatatcatactcaaagggtctgtccaacaagaagatttaacaattttaaatatctatgcccctaatgtgggagcagccaactatataaaccaattaataacaaaatcaaagaaacacatcaacaataatacaataatagtaggggactttaacactcccctcactgaaatggacaggtcatccaagctaaagatcagcaaggaaataaaggccttaaacgacacactggaccagatggacatcacagatatattcagagcatttcatcccaaagcaacagaatacacattcttctctagtgcacatggaacattctccagaatagatcacatcctcggtcctaaatcaggactcaaccggtatcaaaagattgggatcattccctgcatattttcagaccacaatgctctaaagctagaactcaaccacaaaaggaagtttggaaagaacccaaatacatggagactaaacagtatccttctaaagaatgaatgggtcaaccaggaaattaaagaagaattgaaaaaaatcatggaaacaaatgataatgaaaatacaacggttcaaaatctgtgggacacaacaaaggcagtcctgagaggaaaatatatagcggtacaagcctttctcaagaaacaagaaaggtctcaggtacacaacctatccctacacctaaaggagctggagaaagaacaagaaagaaaccctaagcccagcaggagaagagaaatcataaagatcagagcagaaatcaatgaaatagaaaccaaaaaaataatagaacaaatcaacgaaactaggagctggttctttgaaagaattaataaaattgataaacccctggcccgacttatcaaaaagaaaagagaaaggacccaaataaataaaatcatgaatgaaagaggagagatcacaactaacaccaaagaaatacaaactattataagaacatactatgagcaactctatggcaataaatttgacaatctggaagaaatggatgcattcctagaaacatataaactaccacaactgaaccaggaagaaatagaaagcctgaacagacccataaccagtaaggagattgaaacagtcattaaaaatctccaaacaaacaaaagcccagggccagatggcttcccgggggaattctaccaaacatttaaagaagaactaattcctattctcctgaaactgttccaaaaaatagaaatggaaggaaaacttccaaactcattttatgaagccagcatcaccttgatcccaaaaccagacaaggatcccaccaaaaaagagagctatagaccgatatccttgatgaacacagatgcgaaaatactcaacaaaatactagccaataggattcaacagtacattaaaaagattattcaccacgaccaagtgggatttattccagggctgcaaggttggttcaacatccgcaaatcagtcaatgtgatacaacacatcaataaaagaaagaacaagaaccatatgatactctcaatagatgctgaaaaagcatttgacaaagtacaacatcctttcctgatcaaaactcttcaaagtgtagggatagagggcacatacctcaatatcatcaaagccatctatgaaaaacccaccgcaaatatcattctcaatggagaaaaactgaaagcttttccgctaaggtcaggaacacggcagggatgtccattatcaccactgctattcaacatcgtactagaggtcctagcctcagcaatcagacaacaaaaggaaattaaaggcatccaaatcggcaaagaagaagtcaaattatcactcttcgcagatgatatgatactctatgtggaaaacccaaaagactccactccaaaactgctagaacttatacaggaattcagtaaagtgtcaggatataaaatcaatgcacagaaatcagttgcatttctctacaccaacagcaagacagaagaaagagatattaaggagtccatcccatttacaattgcatccaaaaccataagatacctaggaataaacctaaccaaagagacacagaatctatactcagaaaactataaagtactcatgaaagaaattgaggaagacacaaagaaatggaaaaatgttccatgctcctggattggaagaataaatattgtgaaaatgtctatgctacctaaagcaatctacacatttaatgcaattcctatcaaagtaccatccatctttttcaaagaaatggaacaaataatgctaaaatttatatggaaccagaaaagacctcgaatacccaaagggatattgaaaaagaaagccaacgttggtggcatcacaattccggacttcaagctctattacaaagctgtcatcatcaagacagcatggtactggcacaaaaacagacccatagatcaatggaacaaaatagagagcccagaaatagaccctcaaatctatggtcaactaatcttcgacaaaacaggaaagaatgtccaatggaaaaaagacagccttttcaataaatggtgctgggaaaattggacagccacatgcagaaaaatgaaattggaccatttccttacaccacacacaaaaatagactcaaaatggatgaaggacctcaatgtacgaaaggaatccatcaaaatccttgaggagaacacgggcagcaacctcttcgacctctgccgcagcaacatcttcctaggaacaacgcaaaaggcaagggaagcaagggaaaaaatgaactactgggatttcatcaagatcaaaagcttttgcacagcaaaggaaacagttaacaaaatcaaaagacaactgacagaatgggagaagatatttgcaaacgacatatcagataaaggactagtgtccagaatctataaagaacttagcaaactcaacacccaaagaacaaataatccaatcaagaaatgggcagaggacatgaacagacatttctgcaaagaagacatccagatggccaacagacacatgaaaaagtgctccatatcactcggcatcagggaaatacaaatcaaaaccacaatgagatatcacctcacaccagtcagaatggctaaaatcaacaagtcaggaaatgacagatgctggcgaggatgcggagaaaggggaaccctcctccactgttggtgggaatgcaagctggtgcagccactctggaaaacagcatggaggttcctcaaaatgttgaaaatagaactgccctatgacccagcaattgcactattgggtatttaccctaaagatacaaatgtagtgatccaaaggggcacgtgcacccgaatgtttatagcagcaatgtcctcaatagccaaactatggaaagaacctagatgtccatcaacagatgaatggatcaagaagatgtggtatatatacacaatggaatactatgcagccatcaaaagaaatgaaatcttgccatttgcaacaacatggatggaactagagcgtatcatgcttagcgaaataagtcaagcagagaaagacaactatcatatgatctccctgatatgaggaagtggtgatacaacatggaggcttaagtgggtagaagaagaataaatgaaacaagatgggattgggagggagacaaaccataagtgactcttaatctcacaaaacaaactgagggttgccggggggagggggtttgggagaaggggttgggattatggacattggggagggcatgtgatttggtgagtgctgtgaagtgtgtaaacctggtgattcacagacctgtacccctggggataaaaatatatgtttataaaaaatttaaaaaaaaaattataaaaaaaaaaattaaaaaaaaataaaaaataaaaaaaataaataaaaaaataaataaataaaataaaataaggaaaaaaaaagatacagaactcacaggtatcaAATATGTCACAGTGCCTTTTAGTAATAACAATTTCTAGTAACATTGGAGGGAAATAATGTATTAGTTAATAAACAAGCAATATACAGTTTTTTAATTTCATCCTCAATTATTCCTATGTTAAAACAAAGGAAACTAGAATAGAGAGTAGAAAGACTACCTAAAAGCAAGCCattttgctaaataaaataacataaactcAAGAATATTTCTGAAAAACTTCAAGGGAATTTCCAAGATTATAAACAAGGTGATCTTCTAAATCACTGCAtacaacaaaagctaaaatgcaTAACCTATGCAGCAGGAATTATAAGgtaaaataaactaaaaggaaacaaatgattttttaaaaagcaagatttaAAATGGAGTGAGAGACAGTACTGGGTTGAGACAGCAAACGCAAATAGGAAAGATGACCATTAAAAGGCAAAGCTGAGGGGAGGAAAGACAGTGGAAGAGTAGGGGCTCCTGTTTCTGAGTTCAGCTGGATTCCctatcaaaccattttgaacacccAATGAAATCAGCTTGAGATGTAAGAATACACATCTGGATTTCTACAAGCAGAAAAGCAACagctttttgcaaggtaggacaTGGGGAGTCATGAATCTTTGGGGAGATACTGGAAAATAAACAAGGGGAGCAAGTCTCCATAAGCTGGCTACTAGAAACTGATATAACACCAGAGCACAGAATCGGAACCCTTGGAAATCTGCTCTAGTGAGAGACTCCCTCTCTGAAAGGGGCTCTGGAAATGAAAAGGCATAATTCTAGTAGGGCATTGGGGTCTTGGGAGACGAGGAGCCACAGAGTGAAAAAGGGGGTGCCTGAACCAGTAGTCTCCAAGCAGTGGAGCCAGGAAGCAGGTTATGGTCAATGGGCTTAGGAAGGGACTCTTAGTTGCCATCGTGCTAAGCCTGGGGGTTGATGATCACACACTCCCTGAGCAGTCTAAAAAAGTCTGGAACCTGTGCCCGACCAGGCAAAAACTCGCAAGGCGGCAGCGGCCTGGAAAGGACATCAGAGCAACAGCTAGACGTGATCCAGAAGCTTTGGGTGCACACAGGAGCCTGCCACCACTTGTAGTTTTAGTCACAGGGTATAGTGGCACTTCTGGGCCCCTGGGACTATCTTTGGAAAAGCTTCGGTGGGCATGCACCATGGGAGTCTGCAGTTTCCAGTGGCACCTAGAGAAGAGGAGACTGTCCTGGAGGGTTTATTGAAGAGGGCAGACCGTGAATTTTCTGCTCTGGGCCAGAGGTTTGGGTGAGGCCATTTTTGCTGATCCTTTGAAGAGGCACAAAAAGCCTCCAGGAAACAAAAGTCATGCAGAACATGGGCTTCCACTGATCCCACCCTCCTTACAGTGGGTGGGGAAACTGCACCAGCCATGTTACCTAAGAAACAGCGGcagatctctcccttttcattcataattttatgtatttgagctttctctcttttcttttggattagtgtcaccaatggtttatcgatcttcttgattctttcaaaaaaccagcttctagtttcattgatacgttctactgtatctctggtttctacctcatcgatctcagctctaatcttgatggtttcccttcttatgtgtggagttggtttgatttgttgttgattctccagttctttaaggtgtagagacagctgctatgttctggatttttctatttttttgagggaggcttggatggctatgtatttcccccttaggacagcctttgctgtatcccataggttttgaactgaagtgtcttcattctcattggtttccatgaattgtttcagttcttccttgatctcctggttgatccaagcattcttttttttttttttttttaagactccattcacttatttgacaggcagagatcacaagcaggcagagaggcaagcagagagagagagagagagagctggaagcaggctccctgctgagcagagagccctatgcagggctcaatcccaggaccccgggatcatgacctgagctgaaagaagaggctttaacccactgagctacccaggtgcccctgatccaagcattcttaagtaaggtggtctttagcttccaggtgtttgagttccttctgaactttttcttgtgattgagctccagtttcaaagcattgtgatctgagaatgtggggaataatctcagtcttttggtaccggttgaatcctgatttgagacccagtatgtggtctattctggagaaagttccatgtgcacttgagaagaatgagtattctgttgttttagggtggaatgttctgtatatatctatgaggtccatcttgtccaatgtgtcattcaatgctcttgtttctttattgattttctgcttcgatgatccgtctatttctgagagaggcctgttaagatctccaacgattagtgtattcatatcaatatgactctttatcttgattaacagttttcttatgtaattggctgctcccatattgggggtatagatatttacaatgattagatcatcttggtggatagtccctttaagaatgatgtagtgtggggcgcctgggtggctcagtgggttaagccgctgccttcggctcaggtcatgatctcagggtcctgggatcgagtccctcatcgggctttctgctcagcagggagcctgcttccctctctctctctctgcctgcctctccatctacttgtgatttctctctgtcaaataaaaaaaaaatcaaaaaaaaaatgaatgatgtagTGGGAGGAGATCAGGTGACACAACCAGCTGACTCCCATAGAGGAAGACCCTGTGGCTAGGGCTCTTGCAGCCACGGTTGCCCGGCCAGGGATTCGAGCCTTACTATCATCGTCAGAATGTCGGGCAAAGACCGAATTGAAATCTTTCCCTCGCGCATGGCACAGACCATCATGAAGGCTCGATTAAAAGGAGCACAGACAGGTCGAAACCTCCTGAAGAAAAAATCTGATGCCTTAACCCTTCGATTTCAACAGATCCTAAAGAAGATAATAGAGACTAAAATGTTGATGGGTGAAGTGATGAGAAAAGCTGCCTTCTCACTTGCTGAGGCCAAGTTCACAGCAGGGGACTTCAGCACCACAGTTATCCAGAATGTTAATAAAGCCCAAGTGAAGATCCGAGCTAAGAAAGATAACGTAGCAGATGTTACTTTGCCAGTGTTTGAACATTACCATGAAGGAACTGATAGTTACGAGCTGACTGGTTTAGCCAGAGGTGGGGAACAGTTGGctaaattaaagaggaattacGCCaaagcagtggaattactggtgGAACTAGCTTCACTGCAGACTTCCTTTGTTACTTTGGATGAAGCCATTAAGATCACCAACAGGCGGGTAAATGCTATTGAACATGTCATCATTCCCCGGATTGAACGTACCCTTGCTTATATCATCACAGAGCtggatgagagggagagagaagagttcTATAGgttaaagaaaatacaggagaagaaaaagattctCAAGGAAAAATCGGAGAAAGACTTGGAGCAACGGAGGGCAGCTGGCGAGGTGATGGAGCCTGCTAATCTTTTGGCTGGAGAGAAGGATAAGGATCTTCTGTTTGAATAATCTTTCCTGCTCTGGTTATTTCACAAGCCCTAACATGGCACCATCTTAAATCACGATGTGTAGGTTTGGTATGTGTGGCTGTTTATTTTTTGGCCTAAGAATTCACTGGTGGTTAAATTTTCCTGGATGTTGGTTTTGGGACTACCTTTGCAAAATCCTAATCAGCAACCATTTATCACTTGAGATTTGTAGAATCTCAAAGGAACCTGTAGAATTTATTCGGCAGAAGCAGTACCCTGTTCCATGTGCATCTGTTCAAGTGATCTGCTTACCAAGCATATTAGGAAATTCCCCTTAGGAAATAGCAGTGGCCTCGGGCCAGCTGTTGCTGTagcagcctgcttccttcctgctcCGACACTGGGGCACTGTTGTCTGAGAGTGCTGCCGCCGTCCTGTGTAACCCTGATGCTTCCTCTCAAGCTTTATGAAACCTTCACTATTTTTCCTTGCATGACAGGTCTCTGTCCTATCTGTCATGGGAGTTCTGCCAATTTTAATGTGATTATGGTATAAacagtaaaatgataaaaaaaaatgatgtagtgtccttctgtatctctgactacagtctttagtttaaaatataatttgtctgataggagaatcactaccctggccttcttttgaggcccattggcatgaaagatgcttctccatcccttcactttcagtctgggtgtatctttaggttcaaaatgggtctcttgtagacaacatatagatgggtcctgtctttttatccagtctgcaaccctgtgctgttttatgggcgcatttaggccattcacattgaggatgattattgatagatacgtttttattgacatcgtgttaccattgaagtctttctttctgtagattgtctctatatttctgttcaatgttattcttgggctttttcttcctttaaagaaacccccttaatatttcctgcaatattggcttggtggttgcatagtcttttaagccttgctggtcttggaaactctttatctctccatccattttgaatgtcagtcttgctggataaagtattcttggctgcatgttcttcccattcagtgccctgaatatatctttccagccctttctggcttgccaggtctctgtggaaaggtctgacgttattctgatgggctttcctctgtacgtaaggatcttctttgtcctagctgctttcaagaggttctgcctacaattataattcttcattcttactattaggtgtctcaaggacttCCGAGattctgtaatcttggggggaaacctttcggcctctagtacatgaacgctggctCAATTCATgagattcagaaaattttcatgaagagcttgttccactatatcttctagatttctttctttctcctccccttcagggattccaataattctgatgttggaatgtttcgtggcatcatttatttccctgattctgttttcgtggcttctaagctgtttgttccagtcttcctcctgatcctttctctctatctgtttgtcctccagatcactaattctatcttctgtctcagttattctagcgttgagagaatttagattagtttggaactcattgagagcattgtgaagctcatccctggtagctttcagctcttccctaatattgaaaacatgatctctcgtcgttttcagttcggccctaatcaataccatttggtcacccatggctttctccaacctagctatttcttggataattgttagcctgaattctctttccgacatattgtctatgttgatagccgttagctctgttgcagaaggtccatcctctgtatttttcttctgttgggcattcctcctcctagtcattttggtgagagatggctgaacagatgtagctggatgtatcgactaTGGTGCAATCAAGGTGCACCCTgaaacgcttctgagcaatcagggttccccacccaaatgagaggaaaaataaaaggaaaagaaaaaaagagagagggagagaaacaggaacgaaaggtgagataaaagagaaggttcagcccaaatgggccccaaggtaagatttatgaagtatacaaacaaacacagacaaacaaaaagactgataaaattatatgataagataatatatatatgtatgtatatatatatatatttgcatatatatgcaaataaaggaagaaactcGTCAAAAAGAAT contains:
- the LOC131817394 gene encoding V-type proton ATPase subunit D-like, giving the protein MSGKDRIEIFPSRMAQTIMKARLKGAQTGRNLLKKKSDALTLRFQQILKKIIETKMLMGEVMRKAAFSLAEAKFTAGDFSTTVIQNVNKAQVKIRAKKDNVADVTLPVFEHYHEGTDSYELTGLARGGEQLAKLKRNYAKAVELLVELASLQTSFVTLDEAIKITNRRVNAIEHVIIPRIERTLAYIITELDEREREEFYRLKKIQEKKKILKEKSEKDLEQRRAAGEVMEPANLLAGEKDKDLLFE